The Victivallis sp. Marseille-Q1083 genome has a window encoding:
- a CDS encoding aminotransferase class I/II-fold pyridoxal phosphate-dependent enzyme — MRSEFLPFTRPAINEEDIAAVGEVMRSGWITNGPKNVEFEEAVCRLTGNRYAVALTSATGGMHVLLKAMNIGPGDEVITPSLTWVSTINMIVQVGATPVFADIERDTLMVSAETVRSLITPRTKLILPVHYAGAPADLDAIRAVAGDIPVVEDAAHALGTYYKGRHVGAGGTAIYSFHAIKNITTGEGGMVVTDDAELARAVRMWKFHGIGCDAFDRQNRGRAPQAEVQFPGFKYNLTDMMAALGISQLKRLTAINARRRELAQYYRQQLAGVDGVLPLEAPAYEHTHAWHLFIVRVVSPQCSRDQFMADLKAENIGTGLHFRCAHLQKYYREAMGFQPGMLPNTEWNSDRICSLPLFPDMTERDVDDVVAAIKKVLA, encoded by the coding sequence ATGAGAAGTGAATTTTTGCCCTTTACCAGACCGGCGATCAACGAAGAGGATATCGCCGCGGTCGGCGAGGTGATGCGTTCCGGCTGGATTACCAACGGTCCGAAGAATGTTGAATTCGAAGAGGCGGTCTGCCGGTTGACCGGCAACCGGTACGCGGTGGCGCTGACTTCGGCGACCGGCGGCATGCATGTGCTCCTGAAGGCGATGAACATCGGTCCCGGCGATGAAGTGATTACCCCGTCGCTCACCTGGGTGTCGACGATCAATATGATCGTCCAGGTCGGCGCGACGCCGGTTTTCGCCGACATTGAGCGCGATACGCTGATGGTTTCCGCCGAGACGGTCCGGTCGTTGATTACGCCGCGGACGAAACTGATTCTGCCGGTGCATTATGCCGGCGCTCCGGCCGATCTGGATGCCATTCGGGCGGTGGCCGGCGATATTCCGGTCGTCGAGGATGCCGCGCACGCGTTGGGCACTTATTACAAGGGGCGGCATGTCGGGGCGGGCGGGACGGCGATCTATTCGTTTCACGCGATCAAGAATATCACCACCGGTGAAGGCGGCATGGTGGTGACCGATGACGCCGAATTGGCCAGGGCGGTCCGGATGTGGAAATTCCACGGGATCGGCTGCGATGCGTTCGACCGCCAGAATCGCGGCCGGGCGCCGCAGGCCGAAGTACAGTTTCCCGGTTTCAAATACAATTTGACCGACATGATGGCGGCGCTCGGCATCAGCCAGTTGAAACGGTTGACCGCGATCAACGCCAGGCGCCGGGAATTGGCGCAGTATTATCGCCAGCAATTGGCCGGAGTCGACGGTGTGCTGCCGCTTGAGGCGCCGGCTTACGAACATACGCACGCCTGGCATTTGTTCATCGTCCGGGTGGTGTCGCCGCAGTGCAGCCGCGACCAGTTCATGGCGGACTTGAAGGCGGAGAATATCGGCACCGGCCTGCATTTCCGTTGCGCCCATCTGCAGAAGTATTATCGCGAAGCGATGGGATTCCAGCCGGGAATGCTGCCGAATACTGAATGGAACAGCGACCGCATCTGTTCGCTGCCGCTGTTTCCGGATATGACGGAGCGGGATGTCGACGATGTCGTCGCCGCGATCAAGAAGGTTCTGGCATGA
- a CDS encoding Hpt domain-containing protein produces MSARDDIIRTVTEYINENLGIDDAETIAMLWETYLETFDGTLPELTRAISAGIAADVQHSAHALKGCSANIGMEEIRALSYQLECAGRNHDLAQAPEVLNQLIALRQALPDTLEP; encoded by the coding sequence ATGAGCGCAAGAGACGACATCATCCGAACCGTGACGGAGTACATCAATGAAAACCTCGGCATCGACGATGCGGAAACCATCGCCATGCTGTGGGAAACTTACCTGGAAACTTTTGACGGCACTCTGCCGGAACTGACCCGGGCAATTTCCGCCGGAATCGCGGCCGATGTTCAGCATAGCGCCCACGCGCTGAAAGGATGCTCCGCCAATATCGGCATGGAGGAAATCCGGGCGCTCAGCTATCAGCTCGAATGCGCCGGCCGCAACCACGACCTGGCGCAGGCCCCCGAAGTATTGAACCAACTCATCGCGCTGCGCCAGGCGCTGCCGGATACGCTGGAACCGTGA
- the aat gene encoding leucyl/phenylalanyl-tRNA--protein transferase — MLPPSRFFPPVADADEEGFLAWSGDLSVAALVDAYTHGIFPWPCDRAHILWFALPVRSVLFLDRLQLPRSLRRELKKAPWTFSVNADFDAVIRQCAAVKRRGEQGTWITPKMIRAYRELHRAGGAWSFEAWDAAGRLVGGLYGVLLGRFFAGESMFHLVDGASKFALVNALDFLRRERQVEWVDTQVPSPLFERLGACCIGRDEYLQRLERALGDLKNDGEEDILPA; from the coding sequence ATGCTGCCGCCGTCCCGATTCTTTCCGCCGGTCGCCGACGCCGATGAAGAGGGGTTCCTGGCCTGGAGCGGAGATTTGAGCGTGGCAGCGTTGGTGGATGCTTATACCCACGGCATTTTTCCCTGGCCGTGCGATCGGGCTCATATTCTCTGGTTTGCCTTGCCGGTTCGCAGCGTCCTGTTCCTGGACCGTTTGCAGTTGCCGCGCAGTTTGCGCCGGGAATTGAAGAAGGCGCCGTGGACTTTCAGCGTCAATGCCGATTTCGATGCGGTCATCCGGCAATGTGCGGCGGTGAAGCGCCGTGGAGAGCAGGGCACCTGGATTACGCCGAAGATGATCCGGGCTTACCGGGAACTGCATCGGGCGGGCGGCGCCTGGAGTTTCGAGGCCTGGGATGCCGCCGGCCGGCTGGTCGGCGGGCTGTACGGCGTGTTGCTCGGCCGTTTTTTCGCCGGTGAAAGCATGTTTCATCTGGTCGACGGCGCTTCCAAGTTTGCGTTGGTCAACGCGTTGGACTTTTTACGGCGTGAACGGCAAGTCGAATGGGTGGATACCCAGGTACCCAGTCCGCTTTTTGAACGGCTGGGCGCCTGTTGCATCGGGCGGGACGAATATCTGCAGCGGTTGGAACGGGCGCTGGGCGACTTGAAAAACGACGGAGAAGAAGATATATTACCCGCTTGA
- a CDS encoding SpoIIE family protein phosphatase gives MKEQYKILAVDDEKFNLLLLKSCLKNENFQLTSCTDAIDALQEFKKDDFDLVLLDIMMRGIDGFEVRKLIRELNKQVPIIFLTSLVDDLNSTLLVKISDDPYTYYLNKSFDKQSLLKKINQAITAYRDQMAADQYYHKLEADLTLAGEVQKIMLPTWATLNDQIISSYLYAPGVKVSGDIFEMVALSPQHYLCLIGDISGHGIQAALYMSAIQSYLKVLLAAAASPDLLEPHDILNQINSFFNNDLNGENYMTCLVAIFDFQHNLLRYQSAGHPGIICCTAAHDESWMIEDNGRGGIPIGWRRNYIYDAADNVEYHFSDDTIFMFYTDGILDLRNAADELAGESNFRMLVGPLPSECDVVTLPFRLRYALSQIGYNLPTDDICLVALQKNVPSANVMYRVITPDTALVSTTAAEFADFLRQRFDLYDLSVKIELLLSEFLNNIIIHGLESHKHNQSAIVIRMELLSDEVLIKVMDRGKIWNYTPTYSDSASFLEMQNQMMATSGRGMAIIHSIANSISRNHYCGLNTTIFSILTTQQVEQ, from the coding sequence ATGAAAGAACAATACAAGATTTTGGCAGTCGATGACGAGAAATTCAATCTGCTGTTATTGAAGTCCTGCCTGAAAAATGAAAACTTCCAATTGACCAGTTGTACCGACGCCATCGACGCGCTGCAGGAATTCAAAAAGGACGATTTCGATCTTGTCTTGCTGGATATCATGATGCGCGGCATCGACGGCTTCGAAGTACGCAAGCTGATCCGGGAGCTGAACAAGCAGGTCCCGATCATTTTTCTCACTTCGCTGGTGGACGACTTGAACAGTACGCTGCTGGTCAAAATTTCCGATGACCCCTATACCTATTACCTGAATAAATCGTTCGACAAGCAAAGCCTGCTGAAAAAAATCAACCAGGCCATCACCGCCTACCGGGATCAGATGGCCGCCGATCAGTATTACCATAAACTGGAAGCGGACCTGACGCTGGCCGGCGAAGTGCAGAAAATCATGCTGCCGACCTGGGCAACGCTCAACGACCAGATCATCTCCAGTTATCTGTACGCGCCGGGCGTTAAGGTCAGCGGCGATATTTTCGAAATGGTTGCCCTGTCGCCGCAGCACTATCTCTGCCTGATCGGCGACATTTCCGGGCACGGCATCCAGGCGGCGCTCTATATGAGCGCCATCCAGTCCTATTTGAAAGTCCTGCTGGCCGCCGCCGCCAGCCCGGACCTGCTGGAGCCGCACGACATTCTCAACCAGATCAACTCCTTTTTCAACAACGACCTCAACGGCGAAAACTACATGACCTGCCTGGTCGCCATCTTCGATTTCCAGCACAATCTGCTGCGTTACCAGAGCGCCGGCCACCCCGGCATCATCTGCTGTACGGCGGCGCACGACGAATCCTGGATGATCGAAGACAACGGCCGCGGCGGCATTCCGATCGGCTGGCGGCGCAATTACATCTACGACGCGGCGGACAATGTGGAATACCATTTCAGCGATGATACGATTTTCATGTTCTACACCGACGGTATCCTCGATCTGCGCAACGCGGCGGACGAGCTGGCCGGGGAAAGCAACTTTCGTATGCTGGTCGGGCCATTGCCCAGCGAATGCGACGTCGTCACCCTGCCGTTCCGGCTGCGTTACGCCCTCTCGCAGATCGGCTACAATTTGCCGACCGACGACATCTGCCTGGTGGCGCTGCAGAAAAATGTCCCGTCCGCCAACGTCATGTACCGGGTCATCACGCCGGATACCGCGCTGGTCAGCACCACCGCGGCGGAATTCGCCGATTTTCTCCGGCAGCGTTTCGATTTGTACGACCTGTCGGTCAAAATCGAACTGCTGCTCAGCGAGTTTCTGAACAATATCATCATCCACGGCCTGGAATCCCACAAACACAACCAGAGCGCCATCGTCATCCGGATGGAACTGCTGTCCGACGAGGTGCTCATCAAAGTCATGGACCGCGGCAAAATCTGGAACTATACGCCGACTTACAGCGACAGCGCCTCATTCCTGGAAATGCAGAACCAGATGATGGCGACGTCGGGGCGCGGCATGGCAATCATTCACAGCATCGCCAATTCCATCAGCCGCAACCATTACTGCGGTTTAAACACCACCATATTTTCCATCTTAACAACCCAGCAGGTAGAGCAATGA
- a CDS encoding aldose epimerase family protein produces the protein MIEAKEFMRLADGTTVTEYFLTNANGFGVKVIDWGAAMTALYVPDGREALRDVVLGYRAPEDYLANGNYFGCVVGRLANRLKGGRLTLDGKPYCFETNDHGNLLHSGASSYSRRLWSSRIVQIPDGQALELTLESPDGDGGFPGKLALRLLYCVTAEDVVELEYSACCEAPTVLNLTNHCYFNLNGAGSGNILSHEFLVNAERRTVVDSELIPTGELREVAGSAYDLRTSRRFGDCLKALPAGFDDNFVLNGEGLRLAAAAYAPESGIEMSCFTTEPGIQFYTGYFLDGLAVGKQDARYRRFDGFCFEAQHFPDSPNHPEFPSVVLRPGETYRQKTQYRFAIR, from the coding sequence ATGATTGAAGCGAAAGAATTCATGCGTTTAGCCGATGGGACGACGGTGACGGAATATTTCCTGACCAATGCCAACGGATTTGGCGTCAAAGTCATTGACTGGGGCGCGGCGATGACGGCATTGTATGTGCCGGACGGCCGGGAGGCGCTGCGCGACGTGGTGCTCGGCTACCGGGCGCCGGAGGATTATCTGGCCAACGGCAATTATTTCGGCTGTGTCGTCGGCCGGCTGGCCAACCGGTTGAAAGGAGGGCGGCTGACGCTCGACGGCAAACCGTATTGTTTCGAGACCAATGACCACGGCAATCTGCTGCACAGCGGGGCGAGTTCCTATTCCAGGCGGTTGTGGAGCAGTCGGATTGTCCAGATTCCGGACGGCCAGGCGTTGGAATTGACGCTGGAGAGCCCGGACGGCGATGGCGGTTTCCCGGGAAAGCTGGCGCTGCGTCTGCTCTACTGCGTGACGGCGGAAGATGTGGTGGAGCTGGAATACTCCGCCTGTTGCGAGGCGCCGACTGTGCTGAATTTGACCAACCACTGTTATTTCAACTTGAACGGCGCCGGCAGCGGCAACATCCTGTCGCATGAATTTCTGGTCAACGCCGAGCGGCGTACGGTGGTCGATTCGGAATTGATTCCGACCGGCGAACTGCGCGAGGTGGCCGGTTCCGCCTATGATTTGCGGACTTCCAGACGGTTCGGCGATTGCCTGAAGGCGCTGCCGGCCGGCTTCGATGACAATTTCGTGTTGAACGGCGAGGGGCTGCGGCTGGCGGCGGCGGCTTATGCGCCGGAGTCGGGCATCGAGATGAGTTGTTTCACCACCGAACCCGGCATCCAGTTCTATACCGGTTACTTTCTGGATGGCCTGGCGGTCGGCAAACAAGATGCCCGTTACCGCCGTTTCGACGGTTTCTGCTTTGAAGCGCAGCATTTTCCGGACAGTCCCAACCATCCGGAATTTCCGAGCGTCGTCTTGCGCCCCGGCGAAACCTACCGGCAGAAAACCCAATATCGTTTTGCGATACGTTAA
- a CDS encoding STAS domain-containing protein, which translates to MEITQQPLDDCMVVVVDGQLTADAAGEFKRILSQIVSEHKQLVLDLERMNYIDSTGLGALIYLFQLASDCGGSLKLAALQAKPRIVFEITRSYKILDIYDSVDAARAGRR; encoded by the coding sequence ATGGAGATTACCCAACAGCCGTTGGATGATTGCATGGTGGTGGTGGTAGACGGGCAATTGACGGCGGATGCCGCCGGAGAATTTAAACGAATACTCAGTCAGATTGTCAGCGAGCACAAGCAACTGGTCCTCGACCTGGAGCGGATGAATTATATCGACAGCACCGGTTTGGGCGCGCTGATTTATCTGTTTCAACTGGCTTCCGATTGCGGCGGCAGTTTGAAGTTGGCGGCGTTGCAGGCCAAACCGCGCATCGTCTTTGAAATTACCAGGAGCTATAAGATTCTCGATATCTACGATTCGGTGGACGCGGCGCGCGCCGGACGCAGGTGA
- the prfB gene encoding peptide chain release factor 2 codes for MTFEELSEAGKAARARLEHLGEFLKIARKREEMAAIETKMAAADFWDRKEDAQNTVAALSSCRNLLEPYDRLAREVEDFEVLLELLAEDETLLPEAENAWLDLSRELDEIELLSFLSGKFDRNNVYLTIHAGAGGTESCDWASMLLRMYRRFGERRGWKESIIDMQPGEEAGIKSVTLELDGEFAYGYLRSEKGVHRLVRISPFDSNARRHTSFVSVDIFPVLDDDIDIEIDEKDLRIDTYRSSGAGGQHVNTTDSAVRITHIPTGTVVCCQNERSQHKNRATAMNMLKAKLYQLEEEKRRNEADILRGEKTEMGWGNQIRSYVLQPYQMVKDLRTGEETGNTAAVLDGEIDRFIEAYLKAVSK; via the coding sequence ATGACTTTTGAAGAACTTTCCGAGGCCGGAAAAGCGGCGCGCGCCCGCCTGGAGCATTTGGGCGAATTTTTGAAAATTGCCCGGAAACGGGAGGAGATGGCCGCCATCGAAACGAAGATGGCGGCGGCGGATTTCTGGGACCGCAAGGAAGACGCACAGAATACCGTCGCGGCGTTGAGTTCCTGCCGGAACCTGCTCGAACCGTATGACCGCCTGGCGCGCGAAGTGGAAGATTTCGAAGTGCTGCTGGAATTGCTGGCGGAGGACGAAACGCTGCTGCCGGAAGCGGAAAATGCCTGGCTTGATTTGTCCCGTGAATTGGATGAGATCGAGCTGTTGAGCTTTTTGTCCGGGAAATTCGACCGCAACAATGTCTACCTTACCATTCATGCCGGGGCCGGCGGCACCGAGTCGTGCGATTGGGCCTCGATGCTGTTGAGAATGTACCGGCGCTTCGGCGAACGGCGCGGCTGGAAAGAGTCGATCATCGACATGCAGCCGGGCGAAGAAGCCGGCATCAAGAGCGTGACGCTGGAACTGGACGGCGAGTTCGCCTATGGTTATCTGCGTTCGGAGAAGGGGGTGCACCGGCTGGTGCGCATTTCCCCGTTCGACAGCAATGCCCGGCGGCACACCTCGTTCGTTTCGGTGGATATTTTTCCGGTGCTGGACGACGACATCGACATCGAAATCGATGAAAAAGATTTGCGGATCGACACCTATCGTTCCAGCGGCGCCGGCGGGCAGCACGTCAATACCACCGACAGCGCGGTGCGCATCACCCATATTCCGACCGGGACGGTGGTCTGCTGCCAGAACGAACGCTCCCAGCACAAGAACCGGGCGACGGCGATGAACATGCTGAAAGCCAAGCTCTACCAGTTGGAAGAGGAAAAGCGGCGCAACGAAGCGGATATTCTGCGCGGCGAAAAAACCGAGATGGGCTGGGGCAACCAGATCCGGTCCTATGTGCTGCAGCCGTACCAGATGGTCAAGGATCTGCGGACCGGAGAGGAGACCGGCAACACCGCTGCGGTGCTGGACGGCGAAATCGACCGCTTCATCGAAGCATACCTCAAGGCGGTCAGCAAATAA
- the rnhC gene encoding ribonuclease HIII: MPNVAASKVTSYVAELSAGEIERLAALLRERGWEFKEQPYAHWKAVGEKVNVVAYRSGKLTVQGGGTADFVLFTLEPEILHRAGFGYERNEEAAAEEILPHGGIDESGKGDFFGPLVIAGVCVDADSGAELLKLGVRDSKTVKSGKKIAELASGIRRIVGGRWTVVTILPERYNQLYRQIGNLNRFLAWGHARVIENLLERVPECPRMLSDKFGAEHLIRNALMSRGRRVVLEQQTKAERDVAVAAASILAREGFLNGMNQLAALAGCELPRGASATVAATALELARARGIEILDRLTKTHFKTYAELIDRLMKEGCQ, encoded by the coding sequence ATGCCAAACGTCGCCGCCAGCAAGGTGACTTCCTATGTCGCGGAACTTTCCGCCGGGGAGATTGAACGGCTTGCCGCTCTGCTTCGGGAGCGCGGTTGGGAGTTCAAAGAGCAGCCTTACGCCCATTGGAAAGCGGTCGGCGAAAAGGTCAATGTCGTCGCCTACCGGAGCGGCAAGCTGACCGTGCAGGGCGGCGGAACCGCCGATTTCGTGTTGTTTACGCTGGAGCCGGAAATCCTGCATCGGGCCGGTTTCGGCTATGAGCGGAACGAGGAGGCGGCCGCGGAAGAGATTCTGCCGCACGGCGGCATTGACGAGAGCGGCAAGGGGGATTTTTTCGGGCCGCTGGTCATTGCCGGCGTCTGTGTCGACGCCGACTCCGGCGCCGAATTGTTGAAATTGGGCGTGCGCGATTCGAAAACGGTGAAAAGCGGTAAAAAGATTGCCGAGCTGGCCTCCGGCATCCGGCGGATCGTCGGGGGACGCTGGACGGTGGTGACGATTTTGCCGGAGCGTTATAATCAACTTTATCGGCAAATCGGCAATTTGAACCGTTTTCTGGCCTGGGGCCACGCCAGGGTGATTGAAAATTTACTGGAGCGGGTGCCGGAGTGTCCGCGGATGCTCTCCGATAAATTCGGCGCCGAACATTTGATCCGCAACGCGCTGATGAGCCGCGGCCGCCGGGTGGTGCTGGAGCAGCAGACCAAAGCGGAACGGGATGTCGCGGTGGCGGCGGCTTCGATTCTGGCCCGGGAGGGGTTCCTGAACGGCATGAATCAATTGGCGGCGCTGGCCGGTTGCGAACTGCCGCGCGGCGCTTCGGCGACGGTGGCGGCAACTGCGCTGGAGTTGGCGCGGGCGCGGGGCATCGAAATTTTGGACCGGTTGACCAAGACACATTTTAAAACCTATGCGGAATTAATCGACCGTTTGATGAAAGAAGGTTGCCAATGA